The Streptomyces sp. NBC_00286 nucleotide sequence GTCGTGATCAGGCCCGGCGCGAAGCCCAGCGCGAAGCCCAGCGCGAAGAAGGCCGCCAACAGCTGTGCCGCGAACGGCAACGGCATCTGCGTGGTGGGGACGAAGGACCGCAGAGTCGAGGACGTCACCATCGCCTCCCTGAAGGTGGCCGGCTTCGCCAAGAACGGCGTGTACAGCGCGCGGACCGACCATCTGACCGTGCGGAACGTGACCGCGGCGGACAACGGGGTGTGGGGCATCGCCCAGGAGAGCTCCGTACGCGGTGTGTTCCGGTGGAACACCGCCCGGGACAACGGTGACGCGGGCCTGTTCCTCGCCAACACGGTCACGGCCGAGAAGGGCGCCGCGGACAGCCGGGAAACGATGGTGGAGCACAACCGGCTGGAGGACAACCGCATCGGCGTCACCGTCCGGCGCCTGCGCAACCTCGGCGTCGTGGGCAACCACGTCACCGGCAACTGCGCCGGAGTCTTCGTCGTCGGCGACGAGAACAAGCCGAGGGCCGGCGATCTGGCCGTACGCGACAACCACATCTCGCGGAACAACGCGTACTGCCCGAAGACCGAACGGCTGCCCTTCCTGCAGGGCTCCGGCATCGTGCTGACCGGCGCCGAGCAGACGCTCGTGAGCGGGAACGAGATCTCGGAGAACGTCGGTACCTCGCCGTTGTCGGGCGGCATCGTCCTGTTCAAGAGCATGGTCGGCGTCACCAGCGAGCGGAACCGGATCAGCGGCAACTGGCTGGAGGGCAACGCGCCGGCCGACATCGTCAACACAGACACCGCCGGCAAGGGCAACACCTTCGAAGGCAACTCCTGCATGGCCTCCAGGCCCGCGGGACTGTGCTGACCCGCCGGCCGTATCCACCCGAGGATCAAGAGAAGTGAAGGAAGGAACGCGGCACATGACGACCGCACAGACCGCCCCGCCGCCCCCCATGAGGCTGAGGGAGCTCGTGTTCGGAGCGGCATGTGCCGCCGCCCTCCGCGCCGCCGTCCGGCTGGGCGTCGCCGACGCTCTCGGTGACGGCCCCATGGCCGTGGAGGATCTCGCGGGCGCCGTGAAGGCCGAACAGGGGCCGCTGCGGCGGCTGCTCAGGGCCCTGTCCTGTTACGGCGTCTTCGCCGAGCGGCCGGACGGGACGTTCGAGCACACCGACATGTCCCGGCTGCTGCGCGAGGACGACCCGCACAGCCTGCGCCATATCTCGCTGTGGTGCACCGAGCCATGGACCTGGGACGCGTGGCCCAGGCTCGACGAGGCGGTACGCACCGGCCGCAATGTCGTCGAGGAGTTGTACGGCAAGGAGTTCTTCACCTACCTCAACGAGGACGCCCCGGAATCGGCCGACGTCTTCAACCGGGCCATGACGACCTCCAGCGTGCAGTCCGCGCGGGACGTCGCCAACTTCCTTGATCTGTCCGGGAGTTCATCGGTGGCCGACATCGGGGGCGGTCAGGGGCATGTGGTGGCGAGCCTGCTGGAGAAGTACCCCTCGATGCACGGCGCGCTGCTCGATCTGCCGCGCGTGGTGGACAACGCCGATCCGCGGCTTCGTGTGGGCGGCGAGTTCGGCGACCGGATGCGCATCGTGGCCGGGGACTGCCGGGTGGCCGTTCCGATCAGGGCAGATGCGTACATCATCAAGAACATCCTGGAGTGGGACGACGACAGCACCGCCCGGACCCTGCGCAACGTCATCGAGGCGGGCGGGCCCGGGGCGCGCGTCGTCGTCATCGAGAACCTCGTCGACGACACGCCGTCGATGCGGTTCAGCACCGCCATGGACCTGCTGCTGCTCCTCAACGTCGGCGGGGCCAAGCACACCACCGAGAGCATGACCCGGCGGCTGACCGACGCGGGGCTGGCCATCGGGGACGTACGACCGGTCAATCCGTATCTGCACGCGTTCGACTGCACCGTGCCCGGGTGATCGGCGGGTGCCTCGGACGAGAGCTTGACCTGACGGCCGCCGGGCCCGCGACTGACTGACTGTCGCGGGCCCGGCGGCCGTTCGGCGTTGCGCGGTTCAGGCGGTGGGGTCACGCTCCCAGCGGTAGAAGCAGTGGGCCATCGCGTCCTTCGGGGAGCGCCAGGTGGCTGGGTCGTACGCGGTGACGTACGCCGACAGGCGCTCGCTGATGTCCCGGAACTCGGGGTGTCCGGCCATCTTGGCGATGGCCGGGCCGGGGTCCTGTTCGGACTCGATGAGGTGCAGGTACACCTCGCCGAACTGGAAGAGGCTGCGGCGGGCGACTCCCACGAGGTGCGGCAGTTCGCCCCGGTCGGACTCCTTGAAGATCTTGGCGATGTCGGGGGCAGAGCCCGGCGTCATCCGGGCGACGATCAGGCTCTGGTGCATGGACTTGGACTTGGACTTGGACTGGGGCATCGGCCTGTTCTCCGTCCGGGTCAGTCGGTGAGGGACGGCTCGCGGCGGCGCTGAGTGGCGGCCTGTTCGATGCGGTCCCGGATCAGGGCCATCTGGACCTTGGAGTTCTTGTTGATGTTGTCCGTCATCCAGGCGTCGTCGACCGGTGCGTCCGGCTTCATCGAGAAGTCCTGCGTCCACACCATCCGGGTGCCCTCCGGCACCTTCTTGTACTGCCAGCGGATGTTCATGTACGCGAAGGGGCCGGTCTCCACGCGGCGGGCGCGCACGCTGCGCGCGTCGCGGTCCGTTTCGCGCTCCGAGACCCAGCTCCAGACGGTGCCGTTCTCGTCGGGCTTCATGGTCAGCCGGAACGTGGTCTTGTTCCCCTCCTGGGAGAGGATCTCGACCGAGGCGTACTCGCTGAACAGCTGAGGCCAGTTCGCCACGTCGTTGGTCATGTCCCAGACCAGGTCCAGCGGGGCGGCGATGACGATGTCGTTCTCCGTGTGTCCGGTCATGTCACGCTCCCGCCACGAGGGCACCGTTGACGAGGTCGAGGAACTGCCGCGGGGTCTTGCAGCGCTCCGCGTCGGGAGGCAGCGGGGTGCCGTACCGCTTCTCCAGCTCGCCCACGACGCCGAGCAGACCGAGCGAGTCGATGCCGAGGGCGTCGAAGCCGGAGTCGCTGCGCTCCTGCAGTTCGCCCGGGGCGACGGTGACTCCGGCTGCCTTCTTCATGAGTTCGGCCAGCTCTTCCACGGTGATGTGATCACTCATGCCGTTCATCTCCTTTTTTGTTGGGTCGTTCGCCTACGGAGCGCTGGAGCCGGTGTCGAGAGCACGACCGTGCTCGACCCTCCTTCGTCGGGCACTCCGCGCTCCCCCAGACTTCGTCCGGGGGGACCCCCACGCGCTCTCGACACCGGCGCGCTCCTCCGGTTCACTCCCGGCGCTCGATGCTCGATCTTTCTGGTCGTTCGCCTATGGGGTGCCACGCCGCAGTACGAGCGCCGAGTTCGACCCCATGAGGCCCCGGCTGAGGATCAGCGCCGTGTGCAGCTCGGCGGCGCGGGCCCGGCCGGTCACGAGGTCGAGGTCATGGCAGACGTCGAAAACGTTGGGGGTGGGCGGGATCAGTCCGTGCTCCATCGCGAGTACGGCCGCCGCGGCGTCCAGCACGGACGCCGCGCAGTAGCCGCGGCCGATCCCGGTCTTGGGGGCCGTGACGGGTACGCGTCCGCCGTGCGCGCCGAGGGCGTCGGCGATGGCCAGGGCCTCGGCGCGGTCCGCCTCGGGTACGCCGAGGGCGTCGGCGAAGACCACGTCGATCTCTCCGGGGGCGCTGCCCGCCTCCTCCAGGGCGCCGCCGATGGCCCGGGCGAGCCCCTGCCGGGACTCGGCCCAGCGGGAGGCGCCGGTGAACGTGGCGGCGTGTCCGGCGACGGTGGCCCGTATGCTCGCGCCCCGCTCCCGGGCCGCGCGCTCGTCCTCCACGACGAGCATGGCGCCGCCCTCGGCGGGTACGAATCCGCAGGCCTCGGCGGTGAAGGGGCGGTAGGCGCGGGCCGGGTCCTGAGCGGTGCTCAGTTCCTGGTAGCCGAGCTGGCAGACCACCGAGTAGGGGGCCAGCGGTGCCTCGGTCGCGCCGGCCACGATCACATCGGTGCCGCGGCGTGCGGCCCGCGCCGCGTGCGCGAGGGCGTCCAGGCCGCCGGCCTCGTCGGCGGCGACGACCGAGCAGGGGCCCTTGAAGCCGCGGCGGATGGAGATCTGGCCGGTGCTGGCGGCGTAGAACCAGGCGATGGACTGGTACGGGCCGACATACCGGCTGCCCTTCCCCCACAGTTGCTGCAGCTCGCGCTGCCCGAACTCACCGCCGCCGGAACCCGCCGCGGTGACCACGCCCACGGAGAACGGCGATTCGCCGGTGTCGGCCTGGCCGAGGCGGGCGTCGTCCAGCGCGAGGTCGGACGCGGCCAGCGCGAAGTGCGTGAACCGGTCGGTCTGTACGAGATGGCGTTCCTCGACCGCCTCCGAGGCCTCGAAGCCCCGTACCTCGCCCGCCACCCGCAGCGGCAGATGCTCACAGCCCTCGCGGGTGACCCGGTCGAGGACGCTGATGCCCTCCTGCGTGGACTTCCAGAAGGACTCGGTGCTGGGTCCGTTGGGCGCGATCACACCGATTCCGGTGACGGCCGCACGCCGTGGCTGCGGTTCGCTCATCGTGCCTCCTTTGGCCGGGTCAGGATCACCGCGGACTGGAATCCGCCGAACCCGCTGCCCACGGAGAGCACGTTGTTGAGTCTCCGTTCGCGGGCGACGCGCGGGACGTAGTCCAGGTCGCATTCGGGGTCCGGGGTCTCGTAGTTCGCGGTGGGCGGGACCACCTGGTGGGCCAGGGCCAGCACGCAGGCGACGAGTTCGATCGCCCCGATCGCGCCGAGGGAGTGGCCCACCATGGACTTGATGGAGCTCATCGGGATGTCGTACGCGTGCTGTCCGAGGGCTCGTTTCACCGCGGCGGTCTCGTGCCGGTCGTTCTGCTGGGTGCCCGAGCCGTGCGCGTTGACGTAGTCGATCGCCGTGCCGGCGAGCCCCGCGTGGCCGAGGGCGGACTCGATCGCCCGGGCCATCTCCAGGCCCTCCTTGGTCAGGCCGGTCATGTGGTAGGCGTTGCCGAAGGTGGCGTAGCCGCTGAGCTCGCAGTAGATGTGGGCGCCGCGGGCCAGGGCGTGTTCGAGCTTCTCCAGGACGAGTACGGCGCTGCCCTCGCCCATGACGAACCCGTCACGGTTGGCGTCGAAGGGGCGGGATGCGTGGGCGGGGTCGTCGTTGTTCGCGGACGTGGCCTTGATGGCGTCGAAGCAGGCCATGGTGATCGGTGAGATCGGCGAGTCCGAGGCACCGGCTATGCAGATGTCCGCCCGGCCCTCCCCGACGGTGTGGAAGGCGTAGCCGACCGCATCGAGGCCCGAGGTGCAGCCCGTGGAGACGGTCTGCACCGGCCCGTGCGCCCCGAACCGCTCCGCCACCGCCGAGGCGAGCGTGCTCGGCGAGAACGCCCGCTCCAGATGCGGGCCGGCCTCCCGGTGGTCCACGTCCCAGCGCTCTCCGCGGTTGCTGACCAGGACATAGTCGTGCTCGAGGCGGGTCGTGCCGCCCACCGCGGTCCCGAGGGAGACCCCGACCCGCCAGGGGTCCTCCCGGCCGAGGTCCAGGCCGGCGTCGCGTATCGCTTCCTCCGCGGCGACCAGGGCGAACTGTACGTACCGGTCGGAGCGTGCGATCTGCTCCGCGTCCAGCCCGTGGGCCGCCGGATCGAAGTCGCACTCGGCGGCTATCCGCGAACGCAGGCCTGTCGGGTCGAAGAAGGTGATGCCCCGGGTCGCGGTACGCCCGCCCGCCAGGAGATCCCAGAACGCCGGTACACCGATGCCGCCCGGGGCGACGACGCCTATGCCGGTGACCGCCACGCGCCCGGTCATGAACCGACCTTGCGTCGGTCGACCGTCCGGCCCCCGGTCGTGCAGGCCCCCTCCGACGCGACCGCGACGGCCTCGGTCCCCTCGGTGTCGACGTGACCGAGCGGCGGGCTCGGCGCCAGCGGACCGAGGTGGAAGACGATGCGCGCCTCCACCTTGCCGACGTTGCGGAAACGGTGCCGCATACGAAGGGGGATCATGAGCCCCTGCTCGGGCCGCAGCGGAAGGGGGTCGCCGTCCAGGTCGACCTCCAGCTCCCCGCAGAGGACGTACACGAACTCCTCGGAGTACGGGTGGTAGTGCTCACCGATGCGGTCGCCGGGCTGCACGATGGCCACGCCCATGAAACCGCTGGTGGAGCCGACCGTAGCGGGGGTGAGCATGGCGCGGAGATCGCCGCCGCGCCGGGTGTTGGGCTCAACCTCGCTGAGATCCACGATTCTGGGACGGGGTTTGATCACGACGTTGCTCCGATCGTGTGCTGTGCCGACCTGAGAGCCGGTCGGCTTGAGGGCCGTGGTCGCCGCGACCCGCGTGGTGGACGGATCAGGCTTCGGTCGAGTCAGACTTCGGGCGAGCGGCGGTCGGTGACGAGGTCCATCCGGGCCAGGCCGATGAGGCGCTTGAGGTCCGTGTCGGCGGCCTTGTCCACAAGCGTCGTCAGCTCGGCCGCGGGACCGGGGTCCGGGAAGCCGAGAGCCAGCACCGGGTCGGCCGCCTCGAGGCCGCCGAGCACATCGATCAGCCGGACCACCACATCGCCGCGGTGGAAGATCGTGCTGCGCAGAATCGGGCTGTACGGACTGCCCGCCGCCGCCTCGTCCTGCCGCGCCAGAACCTCGGCCAGCCGCATGCCGAGACCCGGCCGCGCCGGGTAGTACAGCGCATGCCGCTCCGCCCGCGGGTTGTCCCGTTCCGCCGTCACATGGTGTACGGCGGGCAGCGCGGCCCGGGTGAAGAAGACCCGCGCGGACTCGGGGTCGTCGAGATCCCGGTCCTGCTCCAGGTAGGGGTTGATGGCCTCCTCCACGGCCCGTACCTCGGGCTGCCGGGCGACATGACGCAGCGCGGTGAGCAGGTCGCCCCGCACCTCGATGGCCCGCACGACCCGGTTGCCGTGCATGAACAGGGACGTACGGCACAGCCTGGTCGTGTCGTCGACCCGCGGCTCGGGCGAGGCGTAGTCGGCGAGGATCTTCGCGACCTCCGCCTCACTGCCCGGCTTCACCGTGAAGGTGAGAGCGTGCCGGATCACCCCGTCACCGATCCGCGGCGAGGCCTGCAGCCGGCGCTTCGCGGGAGTGGCCTCCGCCGGGCCACCGGTCTCGCGTACGACATGGAAGCGCAGCGACCTGGTGTCCCGTACACAACTGTGCAGCGGCTCCACCATCCGGACGTGCTCCTCGCTGTTCACCCAGGCGAGGAACGGCGGGGCGCTCTCCCACTCACTCGTGATGAGCCACTGGGAGGGGTTCTCGATCGACTGGCACAACTGGTCGCTGACATGCCCGGGAACGGACGCGACCTGGTTGCACAGCTGTTCGTACGCCTCCAGAAATTGCTGCTGGGCCCCGTCATGGACGTCCACCAGCAGGACGACACGAAGCCGGGAGCCGTCGAACACGGACTGGGAGACACGCTGCGAGACCTGGCGTGTCAGCCGTTCTGAAGCAGGTGCGGACGTGGTGGTCATCCTGCTCACATCTCCTTCGCGGGCAGAGGTGGACGTCGGCCGCGGTGCTGCGACATCGGCGTGCCTCGATCCTGTGTCCGCCTGCGGGAGCGCGCGACTCGTATGGACTACGCGGGTGATGGGCCATGAGGGAACCCCGGCACCCAACTGCACTGAGGTGGCCGGGGCTTCGGATGCCGGGGTTCAGACGAGATGGCCGAAGATCACCAGGTTCTCCGGGTAGTCCTTGGCCGAACGGTCGTAGACACCCGCGCATGTGATGAGCCGTACCTCGGCCCGGTTCGTGTCGCCGTAGACCCGATCGTTGGGGAACTTGTCCTTCTTGAACGTCTCCGCACTGTCGACCACGAACGACGCCCTACGCCCGTCGGCCCGCGCGACGTGGAGGACATCCCCCTTCTTCAGCTCACGCAGCCGCGCGAACACGGCCGCGGAGGTGGTGGTGTCGACATGCCCCGCGATGATCGACGTACCCAGCTCACCGGGCGAGGCCCCCGCGGCGTACCAGCCGACGAGGTTGGTGTTGTTGACGGGAGGCGCTTCGAGCTGGCCCTTGGCGTCGAGGCCGAGGTCGGTGAACGGGGCGTTGACCAGGATCTTCGGGATATGCAGCCGAGTGGGCTGCGAGCGAGGCAGCTGCTTCTCCGGCTTCACGGCCTGGGGAGGCGTCTGGGGCGTGGGCGTCTCCGCCTGGGGCGCGGCGGGCGGGGCCTGCTGGGCTGTGGGCGGGACAAGGGAGCGCTGCGGGGTCTCGGAGGCCGAGTTGAAGCCCTCGTACAGGGTGGCCGCGAGGACGACGAAGACCGCGGCGCAGAGCATGGTCAGGGCGGTGCGCAGCCGACTCGGGGGCGGGGGCGGGTCGTCGCTGGGGGAGGTGTTGGTGAAGGGGGTGCGGTCGGTAGAGGGGGGATAGGGCGGAGGAGCGGGCGGATAAGGGGGAGGGGACGGATAAGAGGAAGGGGGGGCTGCCATTCGGGGACCACCTCATTAGGACGCGGCAGCAGGGGAGGGGGAGAGCGGTTCTCGTGGCGGGCCCGTGCGGTACCGCGCCCCTAAAAGGAGGCCGAAGGCCTTCCTTTTAGGGGCGCGGGGCTGTGACATATGCGGCTCCGCCGCGTGGGCGCGACCAGCCACAACGGACCCGCAGCTTTCGAACCGCACTTCCAGCGGAGCGTCAGGGCCGCCACGCGGCGTGCAGGTGGCGGCCCCGACGGCTATGGCGGACGGCATCGGGGTCAGGCCACGCTGCCGGCAGTCTTCCTGCGGCGAGCCGCAAAAAGCCCCGCGGCGGCAACGCCCAGAACGGCCAGCCCACCCGCCGTCACCGACGGCTCGGAAAGCCCGCCCCCACCGGTGTGCACGCCACCGTGCGGCTTGTCGTGCTTGTCCTTCCAGTCCTTGCCGTACCCGTCCTTGCCGTGCCCGTCCTTGCCGTGCCCGTCCTTGCCGTACCCCTTGTCCCCGTTCTCCTTGCTCCAGTCGTCCGCGCCGACCGAGGTCAGCGCGCCACCGCCGGCCTTCACACCGCCGTGCGGCCAGTCGTGCTTGCCGTGCTTGTCGTGCTTGTCGTGCTTGTCGTGCTCCTTGCCGTAGGAGGAGGAGTTCTCGCCCTTGGAGGACGGGTCCCAGTCACTCGCGTAGGCGCCGGGAGCGCCGAGAGCCAGGACGGCCGAAGCCGCCGCGGTGGCCAGGATCATTCGAGCAGAGCGCATCTGACGTTCCTTCCGGGCGTGGCCGGGCAGCTGACACTGCGTCAGCTGAGTCACCCGACCCCGATGTGAACCACCGTCAGTCAGTTGTCAGCCGCCCACCACTCGGGACGCTCAGCCGGGTGATCGCCGGTACCGTTCAGCCCAGTGCCAGGACCGTCGTCAGCACCTGGCGCAGCGTCAACTCCGCATCTTGTAGGGGACCTGACGACCGCCAGGCGACGAACCCGTCGGGCCGTACGAGCACGGCGCCCGTACGAGTCGTGCCATGGCGCTCCGCCCAGTCCGCACCGTCCTCGACCGTCAGCTCGCAGTCGTCTCCGGAGCCCAGCCGGTACGAGACGAGCGGCACCGGCGACTCCTCGGCGATGCGGAGGGCGGCCTGATGCCAGCCGCTCGCCTCGTCGGCCTCGGCGTTGGCGCCGGCATCGCTGAGCAGGACCAGGGACCGCTCGTACAGGTCGAGGGTGGAGACGCGCCTGCCCTCGTGCCGTACCCACAGGTGGGGCGCCCGGCTGCCGGGTGCCCCGGTCAGGTCGAGCTTCTCCGGGACGACCGGGGCCGCTGGATCGGCGCCGACGACGGCGCCCTGCGGGTAACGGTGGCCGAGGACGACGTTGAGGATGCCCTGCCGTGGCCCGCCGCCCACGCCGGGCGGCGGGGCGAAACCGGGGTGGCTGTGCTCGGCCGACCGGACGGCGGCGCGGGCGCTGGTCGCCTCCGCCACCGGACGCCGTTCCATGTCGTACGTCTCCAACAGCCCTTCCCCTCCCCAGCCGCCGAGCACCGCGGCCAGCTTCCAGGCCAGGTTGTGGGCGTCCTGGATCCCGGTGTTGGAGCCGAAGGCGCCGGTCGGGGACATCTCATGGGCCGAGTCGCCGGCCAGGAAGACCCGCCCCGACCCGTAGCTGCGGGCCACGCGCTGGGCGGCGTGCCAGGGCGCCTTGCCGGTGATCTCGATGTCGAGGTCCGTGTCGCCGACCGCGCGGCGGATGTGGTCGGCACAGCGCTCGTCGGTGAACTCCTCGAGCGTTTCGCCGAGTTCGGGGTGCCAGGGGGCGTGGAAGACCCAGTTCTCGTGGTTGTCCACCGGCAGCAGCGCGCCGTCGGCTTCCGGGTTGGTCAGGTAGCAGACGATGAAGCGACGGTCGCCCACCACCTCGGCGAGGCGACGGGAACGGAAGGTCACGCTGATGTTGTGGAACAGGTCGCCGGGGCCGCTCTGGCCGATGCCGAGCTGTTCCCGTACGGGGCTTCGGGGGCCGTCGGCGGCGACGAGATAGTCCGCGCGGATGGTGGTGTGTTCGCCCGTCTGCCGGCTCTTGACCACCGCGCTGACTCCGGTGGAGTCGGCGTCGAACGACATCAGTTCGGTGGAGAACCGCAGGTCGCCGCCGAGTGCCGTAGCACGCTCGAGGAGCACCGGCTCCAGGTCGTCCTGACTGCACAGACACCAGGAACTCGGGCTGAAGCGGGCCAGCCCGCCGCCCGGGTCGATCTCCTTGAACAGCCACTCGCCCGCGTCGCCGACGAGGGTGGGCGTCTGCAGGATGCCGTGGTTCTCGGCGAGGGTTTCCGCGGCCTTCCGGATGGCCGGCTCGACACCGGCCACCCGGAACAGTTCCATCGTGCGTACGTTGTTGCCGCGGCCGCGGGGATGGAGGGACGTACCGGCATGACGCTCCACCAGCGTGTGCCGCACGCCCAGCCGGCCGAGAAAGAGCGAGGTCGACAGGCCGACGAGGGAACCGCCGACGATGAGGACCGGCACTTGGTGGGTTCTCGGGCCGGCTCGATCGGCTCTTACGTTCATCACGCGCCTCCAGAGTGTGTCGTGTCCACCGACTCGGCCGAATCCGGCCGGGATCTCCATGCATGCCCCGCGGCGCGGAGGGTGGCTCAGGCTTCACCCAGGAGCGGGGTGCCGGCGGTGACTCACTCCCGCCGGCCCCTTCACGAGCGGTGGGTGATCCAGCGGAGGACGGAATCGGTGACCGCGTCGCCGAGGGAGCTGATGGCGTCCACGGCGTACCGGTCGCCGGGGCGCGGTGCGATACCGCGGACGGTGAGTGCGGCGTACAGGTCCAGCCGGCGCTGGTCGGCGGCGCTGAGGACGGTGAAGTCCAGACGCTGAGCGGGATCGGGAGGCGGCAACAGGTGGTCGCTGGTGCCGATGGGGTCGCGGACGGGGTCGCAGATGGGGGCGTAGCCGGGCCAGACGTCCTCGGTCGGGGCGAGGGTGTCGCTGAATGCGGTCACCGCGGATCTCCCTTGCTCGGGTGTGTGTCTGCCCGTTGAAGTCGCCCGGTGGCTGCCGCTGGTTGCGTGATTCCCCGGCTATCCCTCGAATGCCGTAAAAGTAGGCATACGCGGAACGAATGGGTGGGCGCTCAGCCGGATACCCGTGCGGCATGGTACGGACACTGAGACGGCATGGAAGGCACGACGGACACGGCACGCACGCCGGGCACAGTACGGCCGACCAGCAGGCCGGGACCGTACGGGCCCCGGAGGCCGGACCGGACGCCGGGCCGGATGAGCAGGTGGAGCGGCAGGCGCCGGACACGCCGACGGATCTGCCCAAGCGCTCCTGGTGGGCGGTGCTGAAAGGGACCCTCAAGGAGTTCAAGAAGGACGAGCTGACCGACCGGGCCGCGGCGCTGACGTACTACGGGATCCTGGCGCTGTTCCCGGCGCTGCTGGCGTTGATCTCGGTGATCGGAGTCGCCGGGGAGTCGGCGACACGGCAGGTGCTGGACAACATCGAGAATCTCGCCCCGGGGGCCGCGCAGGACGTCCTGCGCAACGCCGTGCAGCAGTTGCAGGGCAACGCCGGGATCGGCTCCGTCATGGCGATCGTGGGTCTGGTGCTCGCGGTGTGGTCGGCCTCCGGCTATGTCGCCGCGTTCATCAGGAGCGCGAACGCGGTGTACGACGTTCCCGAGGGCCGTCCCGTGTGGAAGGTCCTGCCGGTACGGGTCGGGGTGACCGTAGCGCTGATGATCATGGCTGTGGTCAGTGCGGTGATCGTCGTGTTCACCGGCGCGCTGGCCCGGCAGGTCGGCACCACGCTGGGCGTTGGTGACACGGCACTGACGGTGTGGTCGTACGCCAAGTGGCCGGTGCTGGTGGTCCTCGTGACGGTCATGATCGCGATCCTGTACTGGGCGACGCCGAACGCGAGGGTCCGCGGCTTCCGCTGGATCACGCCCGGCAGTTTCCTGGCGCTGGTGATCTGGATGATCGCTTCGGCGGGGTTCGCGTTGTACGTGGCCAACTTCGGCTCGTACAACAAGACTTACGGCACGCTCGCCGGGGTGATCATTTTCCTGGTGTGGCTGTGGATCACCAACCTGGCGATTCTGCTCGGCTTGGAGTTCGACGCGGAGCTGGCCCGCCAGCGCGCCGTCG carries:
- a CDS encoding FAD-dependent oxidoreductase; translated protein: MNVRADRAGPRTHQVPVLIVGGSLVGLSTSLFLGRLGVRHTLVERHAGTSLHPRGRGNNVRTMELFRVAGVEPAIRKAAETLAENHGILQTPTLVGDAGEWLFKEIDPGGGLARFSPSSWCLCSQDDLEPVLLERATALGGDLRFSTELMSFDADSTGVSAVVKSRQTGEHTTIRADYLVAADGPRSPVREQLGIGQSGPGDLFHNISVTFRSRRLAEVVGDRRFIVCYLTNPEADGALLPVDNHENWVFHAPWHPELGETLEEFTDERCADHIRRAVGDTDLDIEITGKAPWHAAQRVARSYGSGRVFLAGDSAHEMSPTGAFGSNTGIQDAHNLAWKLAAVLGGWGGEGLLETYDMERRPVAEATSARAAVRSAEHSHPGFAPPPGVGGGPRQGILNVVLGHRYPQGAVVGADPAAPVVPEKLDLTGAPGSRAPHLWVRHEGRRVSTLDLYERSLVLLSDAGANAEADEASGWHQAALRIAEESPVPLVSYRLGSGDDCELTVEDGADWAERHGTTRTGAVLVRPDGFVAWRSSGPLQDAELTLRQVLTTVLALG
- a CDS encoding YihY/virulence factor BrkB family protein, translated to MVRTLRRHGRHDGHGTHAGHSTADQQAGTVRAPEAGPDAGPDEQVERQAPDTPTDLPKRSWWAVLKGTLKEFKKDELTDRAAALTYYGILALFPALLALISVIGVAGESATRQVLDNIENLAPGAAQDVLRNAVQQLQGNAGIGSVMAIVGLVLAVWSASGYVAAFIRSANAVYDVPEGRPVWKVLPVRVGVTVALMIMAVVSAVIVVFTGALARQVGTTLGVGDTALTVWSYAKWPVLVVLVTVMIAILYWATPNARVRGFRWITPGSFLALVIWMIASAGFALYVANFGSYNKTYGTLAGVIIFLVWLWITNLAILLGLEFDAELARQRAVAGGHPAEKEPYVQPRDTRKWDEEDRRRLES